The following proteins are co-located in the Echinicola sp. 20G genome:
- a CDS encoding PKD domain-containing protein, producing MKKIYGNLKCLTILVLSLILITSCKEDEMEPVEPAAGFTTATNELMATFTNTSENVASYSWNFGDGNTSTEENPSHSYEAAGIYTVVLTAKGANGKIVEADEDITIIENLKAAYTFEKEYLMVTFANTSENAVTFSWDFGDGNTSTEESPIHTYEAAGTYTVVLNATAQGGTTVETSQEITVEGPPLADYTFDDEGLTVNFNNTSENVVTYSWDFGDGNTSTEENPSHTYVAEGTYTVVLTATSEDGVVVETSQEVTVEIPVDTSLYTIVFVTDDALDDDQIGWIEDKGFNVIRYYNSTLSTAPQEDIDMLNAADLVIIGRSGNSGDFDGNDKIAWNAITTPLILNSQWGARNNRLNWFDNAGNPAAYNPEGGEVVRAMIPQTDDIAFDEVTIGEDNLLPWLATPVNLLYVNTAPNGQVLASSAAGDGGSTEGGAMLFVRFDTGTEFYAGAGESAAGPRTYFGFGADEGGASYYWQLTEEAKSVYFEEIIRLVLL from the coding sequence ATGAAAAAAATCTATGGAAATTTAAAGTGTTTAACGATCCTCGTTTTGTCGTTGATCCTGATCACATCCTGTAAAGAGGATGAAATGGAGCCAGTTGAACCCGCAGCAGGCTTTACCACAGCTACGAATGAATTGATGGCAACATTTACGAATACCTCAGAAAATGTTGCTTCGTACTCATGGAATTTTGGTGATGGCAATACTTCCACGGAGGAAAACCCTAGCCATAGCTATGAAGCAGCTGGGATTTATACTGTTGTTTTAACGGCTAAGGGGGCAAACGGAAAAATAGTAGAAGCCGACGAGGATATAACCATTATTGAGAATCTAAAAGCAGCTTATACTTTTGAGAAAGAATACTTAATGGTAACCTTTGCTAACACCTCTGAAAACGCAGTTACTTTTTCTTGGGATTTTGGAGATGGTAATACTTCTACCGAAGAGAGTCCAATCCATACCTATGAGGCTGCGGGAACATATACAGTCGTTTTGAATGCTACGGCCCAAGGGGGAACAACTGTGGAGACCAGCCAAGAAATAACCGTGGAAGGACCTCCTCTAGCTGATTATACTTTCGATGATGAAGGTTTGACAGTAAACTTTAACAATACATCTGAAAACGTGGTGACTTATTCCTGGGATTTTGGTGATGGCAATACTTCCACCGAAGAAAACCCTAGTCATACCTATGTCGCAGAGGGAACCTATACGGTTGTTTTGACTGCTACAAGTGAAGATGGAGTCGTAGTAGAAACCAGTCAAGAGGTAACTGTGGAAATTCCGGTAGATACTTCTCTTTACACGATTGTGTTTGTTACCGATGATGCTTTGGATGATGATCAGATTGGATGGATAGAGGACAAGGGTTTTAATGTTATCAGGTATTACAATTCTACCCTCAGTACAGCTCCACAAGAGGATATAGATATGCTTAATGCGGCAGATTTGGTTATTATTGGACGTAGTGGTAATTCCGGAGACTTTGATGGCAATGATAAAATTGCTTGGAATGCCATTACAACTCCGCTGATATTGAATTCCCAATGGGGTGCCAGAAATAATCGCTTGAACTGGTTTGATAATGCAGGAAATCCTGCTGCTTATAATCCTGAAGGGGGAGAAGTAGTTCGTGCAATGATTCCGCAAACCGATGATATTGCTTTTGATGAAGTTACTATTGGTGAAGATAATTTACTCCCTTGGTTGGCTACCCCTGTGAACTTGCTTTATGTTAACACGGCTCCTAATGGACAAGTATTGGCTTCCAGCGCAGCGGGTGATGGTGGTAGTACTGAAGGTGGCGCTATGTTGTTTGTTCGCTTTGATACAGGAACGGAGTTCTATGCCGGAGCGGGTGAATCCGCCGCCGGGCCAAGGACTTACTTTGGTTTTGGGGCTGATGAAGGCGGTGCTTCTTATTATTGGCAGCTAACTGAGGAAGCAAAGTCGGTTTACTTTGAGGAAATAATCAGGTTGGTTTTATTGTAA
- a CDS encoding two-component regulator propeller domain-containing protein — protein MSRILKISFVLLSLFLSIGKMGYGQNTHLKFEHLTVNDGLPQNSVYSITKDKYGFIWFGTWGGAVRYDGYHVKVFRANENDSTALSDNRVSAIVTDSLNNIWIEVEPRDYLFLYNYEKENFHRIPRDNTPSYILDKINIQYRYSVKRASNDTYEWFTSSNGLLQINRQTGDSVLYQADQNDPSSLSDNITKYIYLDDQQHFWVGTQSGGVNHADLNTKPFVNYHKGSEGKGLVDNVVRAMTVDHQGRIWVGSENHGITIIDPSKKENKYTYIGSKFLNDLMIRNLFCDSQGLVWIGTKKGLVYYDPAKDEFKNCSLNMCHPSVFAIAEDQQGAIWVGTYNGLALYDRNLDEFHCINKASGLAGNQIMDLLVDQENNLWVATEEGGLSKLSPPPNFIGKKEFTITNYTENIGQENGILSNRIYSLAEDKTGNIWAATDAGLSQLSPRNNRFQNFTKQNGLPDDFTTALAADAQGSIWVSHTKGLTKVNAETGAMQSFNMQDGLQGNEFKQNAAFQHAPSGMLFFGGSNGLTSFQPSQIKANPYPPKVVLTQLDVMHQDVQIGNKVNDRIILENALLATEEITLTWWDKTFMLEFTALHYANPRSNKYKYMLEGYDADWIFTDASRPTASYANLPAGDYTFKVHGANSDGLWNETATTLKIKILPPWWLSWWAMLIYFMLFCTLAWLVYRYLNSKIQLRKKEAIHQAKLHFFTEVSHEFRTPLTLIIDPLERLIAEKPQQKVAEQYYQLMHRNAQQLLALVNQLLDFRKLESGHLQLDLENSDLVAFVRSLAASFEEMAKQRQISFKVTTNSTPLIIPFDHAKLTMVLNNLLSNAFKFTPNQGKITLDLKETSQPKKGVIIQVKDTGQGISKEELEKVFGIFYQASNNKGQYKGSGIGLSLTKELIALHGGKIMVDSELGKGSCFSVFLPDNTTSSETSRTVITNTEPLSFEDKGDEKKKPVSHNNDPDRAVILVVDDNDDIRTYVEMNFDQEYQVLTANNGLEGLASATNHIPDLIISDVMMPDMNGLEMCEKLKTDERTSHIPIILLTARQSAAAKTEGYETGADAYVTKPFDTSVLRAQVHNLLEQRKRLRELFSNGSAKDLKKIAVNATDVAFLEKTRQLIESNLESENLDIDSLAEQLNMSRSQFYRKIKALTNKSASDFVTSFRMNQAAEFLLSGQYNISETAYKVGYSIPNNFTRAFAKHFGSSPSQFIKEKTENN, from the coding sequence ATGTCCCGAATTTTGAAAATCTCTTTTGTACTACTTTCTCTATTTCTGTCCATTGGGAAAATGGGATATGGACAAAACACCCACTTGAAATTTGAACACCTTACAGTAAACGATGGGCTTCCTCAAAATTCAGTCTATTCAATTACAAAAGACAAATATGGCTTTATCTGGTTTGGAACTTGGGGAGGAGCTGTCCGCTACGATGGCTACCATGTCAAGGTATTCCGAGCCAATGAAAATGATTCCACAGCCCTTTCGGACAACAGGGTCAGCGCAATTGTAACTGATTCACTGAACAATATTTGGATAGAAGTAGAGCCCCGGGACTATTTGTTTCTTTACAATTATGAAAAGGAAAACTTTCACAGAATCCCTAGGGACAACACTCCTTCATACATCCTCGATAAAATCAATATCCAATACCGGTACTCCGTAAAAAGAGCTTCTAATGACACCTATGAATGGTTCACCTCTTCCAACGGACTTTTACAGATCAACCGACAAACAGGCGACTCCGTACTTTATCAAGCCGATCAAAACGATCCTTCCTCCTTATCAGATAACATTACCAAATACATCTACTTGGATGACCAGCAGCATTTTTGGGTAGGGACGCAGTCTGGTGGTGTCAACCATGCTGACCTGAACACCAAACCTTTTGTCAATTATCACAAAGGATCAGAAGGAAAAGGCTTGGTTGACAATGTCGTCAGGGCCATGACTGTGGATCATCAAGGCAGAATTTGGGTTGGCTCAGAAAACCATGGAATCACCATTATTGATCCTTCGAAAAAAGAAAACAAATACACGTATATAGGCAGTAAATTTCTCAACGATTTGATGATCCGAAATTTATTCTGCGACAGCCAAGGCTTAGTTTGGATAGGGACCAAAAAAGGGCTGGTATATTATGACCCTGCCAAGGATGAGTTTAAAAACTGTAGCTTGAACATGTGCCACCCCAGTGTATTTGCGATAGCAGAGGACCAACAAGGTGCCATTTGGGTAGGTACTTATAATGGACTTGCCCTATACGACCGCAATTTAGATGAGTTTCATTGTATCAATAAAGCATCGGGATTAGCTGGAAACCAAATTATGGACCTGTTGGTGGATCAGGAAAACAACCTTTGGGTAGCTACAGAAGAAGGTGGACTGAGCAAGCTCTCCCCTCCCCCCAATTTTATAGGCAAAAAGGAGTTTACCATCACCAACTATACTGAAAATATAGGCCAAGAAAATGGAATTCTCAGTAATCGAATTTATTCGTTGGCAGAAGACAAAACGGGAAATATATGGGCAGCCACAGATGCTGGCCTGAGCCAACTGAGTCCAAGAAATAATCGATTTCAAAACTTCACCAAGCAAAACGGCCTTCCAGACGACTTTACCACAGCCTTGGCAGCTGATGCGCAAGGGTCTATCTGGGTCAGTCACACCAAAGGACTGACAAAAGTAAATGCCGAGACTGGCGCAATGCAAAGCTTCAATATGCAAGATGGCCTTCAGGGCAATGAGTTCAAACAAAATGCAGCTTTTCAGCATGCTCCCAGTGGAATGCTTTTTTTTGGTGGATCAAATGGTTTGACATCTTTTCAGCCCAGCCAAATCAAAGCCAATCCCTATCCCCCAAAGGTAGTTTTGACACAGCTCGATGTCATGCACCAAGATGTACAAATAGGTAATAAGGTCAATGACCGGATAATCCTTGAAAACGCCTTGCTGGCTACTGAAGAGATTACGCTCACTTGGTGGGACAAAACCTTTATGCTAGAATTTACAGCTTTGCATTACGCCAACCCTCGCAGCAACAAATACAAATACATGCTGGAAGGGTATGATGCAGATTGGATTTTTACAGATGCCTCCCGACCCACTGCTTCCTACGCCAACCTTCCCGCAGGAGATTACACTTTTAAGGTCCACGGAGCCAACAGTGATGGTCTCTGGAATGAAACCGCTACGACCTTAAAAATCAAAATCCTTCCTCCCTGGTGGCTAAGCTGGTGGGCAATGCTAATCTATTTCATGCTGTTTTGCACCTTGGCTTGGCTCGTGTACCGTTACTTGAATTCAAAAATTCAGCTGCGCAAAAAAGAAGCCATACACCAAGCCAAGCTCCATTTCTTCACAGAAGTATCCCATGAATTCAGGACACCCCTGACGCTGATCATTGACCCGCTGGAAAGGCTAATTGCTGAAAAACCCCAACAAAAGGTAGCGGAGCAGTATTACCAACTGATGCACAGAAACGCCCAACAATTATTGGCCTTGGTCAACCAGTTGCTGGATTTTAGAAAACTGGAATCTGGGCACTTGCAGCTAGATTTGGAAAATTCCGATCTAGTAGCCTTTGTGCGCAGTCTCGCAGCCTCATTTGAAGAAATGGCCAAACAACGGCAAATTTCTTTCAAGGTAACGACCAACTCAACACCACTGATTATACCTTTCGACCATGCCAAGCTGACCATGGTACTGAACAACTTGCTATCCAATGCCTTCAAATTCACCCCTAATCAAGGAAAAATCACCCTGGACCTAAAGGAAACCAGTCAGCCCAAGAAGGGAGTAATTATCCAAGTAAAAGATACCGGACAAGGCATCTCTAAAGAGGAATTGGAAAAAGTCTTTGGGATTTTCTATCAAGCCAGCAATAATAAAGGGCAGTACAAAGGCTCTGGAATTGGCTTAAGTCTCACCAAGGAGCTAATCGCACTACACGGAGGCAAAATCATGGTGGACAGTGAATTGGGAAAGGGATCTTGCTTTTCAGTTTTCCTTCCAGACAACACAACATCATCAGAAACTTCACGAACAGTAATCACCAACACTGAACCTCTTTCTTTTGAAGACAAGGGAGATGAGAAAAAGAAACCGGTTTCTCACAATAATGATCCTGATCGAGCTGTAATTTTAGTGGTTGATGATAACGATGACATTCGAACTTACGTGGAAATGAACTTTGATCAGGAATATCAAGTACTCACTGCTAACAATGGTTTGGAGGGCCTTGCAAGTGCAACAAACCATATTCCAGACTTGATCATCAGTGATGTGATGATGCCGGACATGAATGGGTTGGAGATGTGTGAAAAATTAAAAACTGATGAACGCACCAGCCATATTCCGATCATCCTCTTGACCGCTAGGCAATCCGCCGCAGCCAAAACAGAGGGCTATGAAACGGGCGCCGATGCGTATGTGACCAAGCCTTTTGACACATCTGTTTTAAGGGCCCAGGTCCACAACCTTCTTGAGCAGCGGAAACGCTTACGGGAACTTTTTTCCAATGGCTCTGCCAAGGACTTGAAGAAAATTGCGGTCAATGCTACGGATGTGGCTTTTCTTGAAAAAACCCGCCAGCTAATTGAATCCAATTTAGAAAGTGAAAACTTAGACATTGACTCACTGGCGGAGCAGTTAAATATGAGCCGCTCCCAGTTTTACAGAAAAATCAAGGCTTTGACCAATAAATCCGCATCAGATTTTGTCACCTCCTTTAGGATGAATCAAGCTGCAGAATTCTTGTTGAGTGGCCAATACAATATTTCAGAAACGGCGTACAAAGTCGGCTATAGCATCCCCAATAATTTCACCCGGGCTTTTGCCAAGCACTTCGGTTCCTCTCCAAGCCAGTTTATCAAAGAAAAGACTGAAAACAATTAA
- the gnd gene encoding decarboxylating NADP(+)-dependent phosphogluconate dehydrogenase, translating to MEKKADIGLIGLAVMGENLVLNMESKGFSVAVYNRTTEKVDKFIEGRGAGKNFIGTHSIEELVGALETPRKVMMLVKAGQPVDDFIEQIIPHLDQGDIIIDGGNSYFEDTIRRAKYVESKGFKFVGTGVSGGEIGALRGPSMMPGGSKEAWPEVKEIFQAIAAKVDDGVPCCDWVGADGAGHFVKMIHNGIEYGDMQIITEAYQFMKEVLGMNYDEMHETFKKWNKEELDSYLIEITADIMAFKDEDGEPMVEKILDTAGQKGTGKWTGIAAMHLGVPLTLIGESVFSRFLSAQLDLRAKASEVFEAPEIKFDGDKAKMLDDLKMALYGAKIISYAQGYNLLMEASKEHGWDLNYGAIALMWRGGCIIRSAFLGDINKAFDKAPDLPHLLLDSFFRDKVQAAQQGWRNVCATAISNGIPVPSLSSALSYFDGFRSKRLPANLLQAQRDYFGAHTYERVDKPRGEFFHTNWTGEGADTVSTAYNS from the coding sequence ATGGAAAAGAAAGCGGATATTGGCTTGATTGGCCTGGCCGTAATGGGTGAAAACCTGGTTTTGAATATGGAAAGCAAAGGCTTTTCTGTAGCTGTTTATAACAGAACCACAGAAAAGGTAGATAAATTTATCGAGGGTAGAGGTGCTGGAAAGAATTTCATTGGAACGCATAGCATAGAAGAGTTAGTAGGGGCTCTAGAGACTCCTCGCAAGGTGATGATGTTGGTAAAGGCAGGACAGCCGGTAGATGATTTTATTGAGCAGATCATCCCACATTTGGATCAGGGGGATATCATCATTGACGGAGGAAACTCTTATTTCGAAGATACCATCAGAAGAGCCAAATATGTTGAAAGCAAGGGCTTTAAATTTGTAGGTACAGGGGTTTCAGGAGGAGAGATAGGTGCATTGAGAGGTCCATCCATGATGCCAGGTGGAAGTAAAGAAGCTTGGCCGGAAGTGAAGGAGATTTTTCAGGCAATTGCTGCGAAAGTAGATGATGGTGTGCCATGCTGCGATTGGGTAGGCGCTGATGGGGCTGGGCATTTCGTAAAAATGATCCACAATGGTATTGAATATGGTGACATGCAGATCATCACCGAAGCCTACCAATTCATGAAAGAGGTACTGGGCATGAACTATGATGAGATGCACGAAACCTTCAAAAAATGGAACAAAGAAGAACTCGATTCTTATTTGATTGAGATCACGGCAGATATCATGGCCTTCAAGGACGAGGATGGTGAGCCGATGGTAGAGAAAATCCTGGACACTGCTGGGCAGAAAGGAACCGGAAAATGGACTGGCATCGCAGCCATGCACTTGGGAGTTCCTTTGACTTTGATCGGAGAATCTGTTTTCTCTAGATTCTTGTCGGCTCAGTTAGATCTTAGGGCCAAGGCTTCTGAGGTTTTTGAAGCTCCTGAAATCAAGTTTGATGGAGATAAGGCCAAGATGTTGGATGATCTCAAAATGGCTTTGTATGGCGCTAAGATCATCTCTTATGCCCAAGGCTATAACCTTTTGATGGAGGCTTCTAAAGAGCATGGATGGGACCTGAACTACGGGGCTATTGCCTTGATGTGGAGAGGTGGCTGTATCATTCGCTCAGCCTTCTTGGGAGATATCAATAAAGCTTTTGACAAAGCACCGGATCTTCCTCATTTGCTGTTGGATTCCTTCTTTAGGGATAAGGTGCAAGCTGCCCAGCAAGGATGGAGAAATGTCTGTGCAACGGCCATTAGCAATGGTATTCCTGTGCCATCTTTGTCTTCAGCTTTAAGCTATTTTGATGGATTCAGAAGCAAACGTCTACCAGCTAATTTGCTTCAGGCACAAAGAGACTACTTCGGAGCGCATACCTATGAGCGCGTAGATAAGCCAAGGGGAGAATTCTTCCATACCAATTGGACAGGCGAAGGAGCCGATACTGTATCTACTGCCTATAACAGCTAG
- a CDS encoding glycoside hydrolase family 28 protein, which produces MRNSLILFLLLTLFNTNSFAQKDTFPDGSPVPDWFSDTQATDIDQLGKHYRITDFGVVKDSTLLQTAQIQAIIDKAHQEGGGVIIIPAGTFLSGSLFFKQGTHLHLEEGAVLKGSDDISHFKLLMTRIEGQNRKYFAALVNADGLDGFTISGKGTLNGNGLRFWKAFWLRREWNPNCTNVDEMRPRLLFISNSKNVQVSDISQINSPFWTSHYYKCENVKILGLYIFAPHQPAKEKAPSSDAIDLDVCKNVLVKNCYMSVNDDAIALKGGKGPNADKDPDNGGNYNIIIEDCEFGYCHSALTCGSESIHNRNIILRRTKVSHATRLLWLKMRPDTPQHYEYIQLENISGNAANMLYIKPWTQFFDLKGESGIKTSAANNISFHNINLECDRIFNTQSSDQYQVSEVSLKNLSLSAPEEKGIDIDYIHNLQLENITLNGEKIAE; this is translated from the coding sequence ATGAGAAACTCCCTGATTTTATTCCTTCTCCTTACCCTTTTCAACACTAATTCTTTTGCACAAAAAGACACTTTTCCTGATGGCTCTCCTGTGCCAGATTGGTTCAGTGACACCCAAGCTACTGATATTGACCAACTGGGAAAACATTACCGAATTACAGACTTTGGAGTGGTAAAGGACAGTACCCTTTTACAAACAGCGCAAATCCAAGCCATTATAGACAAGGCACATCAAGAAGGTGGCGGGGTAATTATCATCCCGGCAGGGACTTTCCTAAGTGGTTCTTTGTTTTTCAAGCAAGGCACTCACCTACATTTGGAAGAGGGTGCTGTGCTTAAAGGCAGTGATGACATCAGCCACTTTAAGCTATTGATGACACGTATTGAGGGACAAAACCGCAAGTACTTTGCTGCGCTGGTCAATGCTGACGGTTTGGATGGTTTCACCATTTCAGGCAAAGGCACCCTCAATGGCAACGGCCTTCGTTTCTGGAAAGCTTTTTGGCTCAGAAGAGAATGGAACCCGAACTGCACCAATGTGGATGAAATGCGTCCTCGCCTGCTCTTTATTTCCAATAGCAAGAATGTGCAAGTATCCGATATCAGCCAGATCAATTCTCCATTTTGGACTTCCCACTATTACAAATGCGAAAATGTGAAAATCTTGGGCTTGTATATTTTTGCTCCACACCAACCTGCAAAGGAAAAAGCGCCTAGCTCAGATGCCATCGACTTGGATGTCTGCAAAAATGTATTGGTCAAAAACTGCTACATGTCGGTCAATGACGATGCCATCGCCCTGAAGGGCGGGAAAGGACCAAATGCAGATAAGGACCCAGATAACGGCGGCAACTACAACATCATCATTGAAGACTGTGAGTTTGGCTACTGTCACAGCGCCTTGACCTGTGGAAGTGAATCAATTCACAATAGGAATATCATCTTGCGTAGAACGAAGGTTTCTCATGCGACCCGTTTGCTATGGCTCAAAATGCGTCCCGACACCCCGCAGCATTATGAATATATCCAGCTGGAGAACATCAGTGGAAATGCAGCCAATATGCTCTATATCAAACCTTGGACTCAGTTTTTCGATCTAAAGGGTGAAAGCGGCATCAAAACTTCTGCTGCAAATAACATATCTTTCCACAATATCAATCTGGAATGTGATCGCATCTTTAATACCCAATCTTCAGATCAATACCAGGTGTCTGAAGTAAGCCTAAAAAACCTGAGTCTTTCTGCTCCTGAGGAAAAAGGAATCGATATCGATTATATCCATAATCTTCAACTGGAGAACATTACACTTAATGGTGAAAAGATAGCTGAATAA
- a CDS encoding fasciclin domain-containing protein, producing the protein MNNFTKLLLACFCLSGVFLVGCQEEFDEYYARPEGLEGPIYQVLSDSVRFRGNFDHYLALVEKAGYKQTLSTAGYWTAFAPNDEAFELYFQENNISGVADISEEKAREIVSYSLVYNAYNLTDLAYYQTGPQRDTLSSSFRRKTAYYKGVFKEMVEGEELDIVATNRNGIGTYNLDDNNNKYMPYFLQHYLDRLDLTADDIEGFYDRPFSGAQVAGANIIQSNVIAENGYVHVVDRVIEPMPNIADYLSDNPNYSLFKSIVEMEFRNRQNNTAISYDAASYPELTERFAPVYDLTGPVYVKSYTGSYAFAPNNENFLSGGNDAQSDSWTLFVPENGPLQQFLDEVLLEYYGELSSVPDQILFDFVNMHMWQSTMWPSRFELFTNLLNEEARFDPDADITDQKVLSNGLFYGTNKVQEGNFFFTVYSRPYLDPQYSIMRTLLDNYRFTVSDPGQSFALMMMSNQQLNDAGFEYDPGARNQWTYNGDPNQAYERLIRMVELSIIKLSNPDELDDISGSGILETYGGEYIKYENGMFVASGNVDSGEAVVVNTGETYEANNGSDFYTDGLLTYTEKVLSEKILETPQFSKFAEYLSNSSIYDPNSLQIEGVSPGQFFTVLIPSNDAMDAAIADGVLPADPYTSDSEEMYTIASFLKYHFVPRDIIVPDGKKIVSEDGEDFSTLFATVEGEIKKVIIDNSANGFQPPYTMTVTDEKGNVANVNIPNSNVLGSYAVLHEIDRVLETN; encoded by the coding sequence ATGAACAATTTTACAAAACTGCTTTTGGCGTGTTTTTGTTTGTCAGGCGTATTCTTGGTGGGCTGCCAGGAAGAGTTTGATGAGTATTATGCCAGACCCGAGGGCTTAGAAGGTCCGATCTATCAAGTTTTGTCAGATTCCGTCCGGTTTCGGGGGAATTTTGACCATTATTTGGCTTTGGTAGAAAAGGCAGGTTATAAGCAAACGCTCAGCACTGCAGGTTACTGGACCGCTTTTGCTCCCAATGATGAAGCTTTTGAGCTTTACTTCCAAGAAAACAATATCAGTGGTGTCGCTGACATCAGCGAAGAAAAGGCCCGCGAGATTGTCTCCTACTCACTCGTTTACAATGCCTACAATTTAACAGATCTTGCCTATTACCAAACCGGACCACAGCGTGATACACTTTCGTCTTCATTTCGCAGAAAAACGGCCTACTATAAAGGAGTCTTCAAGGAAATGGTCGAAGGAGAAGAGTTGGATATTGTGGCTACCAACAGAAACGGTATAGGAACCTACAACTTGGATGACAACAATAACAAGTACATGCCCTACTTTTTACAGCATTACCTGGATCGTCTGGATTTAACTGCCGATGATATTGAAGGGTTTTATGATCGACCGTTTTCAGGCGCCCAGGTTGCTGGGGCAAACATTATCCAAAGCAATGTGATTGCGGAAAATGGTTATGTACATGTGGTGGATCGCGTCATAGAGCCAATGCCAAACATTGCAGATTACCTCTCTGACAATCCCAATTATAGCTTGTTCAAATCCATTGTAGAGATGGAATTTAGAAATAGGCAAAACAACACAGCCATTAGTTATGATGCGGCTTCCTATCCAGAACTGACGGAAAGATTTGCTCCGGTATATGACCTAACTGGACCTGTTTATGTCAAGTCTTACACAGGATCTTATGCTTTTGCTCCCAACAATGAAAACTTTCTAAGTGGAGGAAATGATGCCCAATCAGATAGCTGGACCCTTTTTGTCCCTGAGAATGGGCCGTTGCAGCAATTTTTGGATGAAGTGCTGCTGGAGTATTATGGAGAACTATCCAGTGTGCCGGATCAGATTTTATTTGATTTTGTGAACATGCACATGTGGCAATCTACCATGTGGCCAAGTCGATTTGAGCTGTTCACCAACCTATTGAATGAAGAGGCAAGGTTTGATCCGGATGCAGATATTACTGACCAAAAGGTGCTCAGCAATGGCTTGTTTTATGGTACCAATAAAGTCCAAGAAGGTAACTTCTTTTTTACGGTATATAGTCGTCCCTATTTGGATCCTCAATACAGCATCATGAGGACACTTTTGGACAATTACAGGTTTACTGTTTCTGATCCAGGACAAAGCTTTGCATTGATGATGATGTCCAACCAACAATTGAATGATGCGGGATTTGAATATGATCCAGGGGCTAGAAATCAGTGGACTTATAATGGAGACCCTAACCAAGCATACGAAAGGTTGATTAGGATGGTGGAGCTTAGCATTATCAAATTGAGCAATCCTGATGAACTCGATGATATCTCTGGTTCTGGAATATTGGAAACCTACGGTGGGGAATACATTAAGTATGAAAACGGAATGTTTGTCGCTTCAGGAAATGTAGACAGTGGTGAGGCTGTAGTAGTAAATACAGGTGAAACCTATGAGGCAAACAATGGCTCGGATTTCTACACCGATGGTTTACTTACTTACACAGAGAAAGTGCTCTCAGAGAAAATTTTGGAAACACCCCAGTTCTCCAAATTTGCAGAATACCTTTCTAACTCCAGTATTTATGATCCCAATTCCTTACAGATCGAAGGAGTTTCTCCTGGACAGTTTTTTACGGTTTTGATTCCTTCCAATGATGCCATGGATGCTGCAATCGCAGATGGGGTATTGCCAGCGGATCCTTACACTTCTGACTCAGAGGAAATGTACACCATAGCCAGTTTCCTGAAGTACCATTTTGTACCTAGGGATATTATTGTTCCTGATGGTAAAAAGATTGTAAGTGAAGATGGTGAGGATTTCTCAACACTCTTTGCGACAGTGGAAGGTGAAATTAAAAAAGTTATCATCGACAACAGCGCCAACGGTTTTCAGCCTCCATACACCATGACGGTGACGGATGAAAAAGGAAATGTAGCCAATGTGAACATCCCTAACAGTAATGTCTTGGGAAGTTATGCGGTACTACATGAGATAGATCGAGTATTAGAAACTAACTAA